Proteins from one Triticum aestivum cultivar Chinese Spring chromosome 7A, IWGSC CS RefSeq v2.1, whole genome shotgun sequence genomic window:
- the LOC123150468 gene encoding transcription factor IBH1-like 1 → MQGPSTSTKSFKEAFLKNLLLRLQLQARPNTSFGGTTSLHERKRAVKSSMDVAMATAHGGGARWPKAILDPASRACKVQRCRRIMRRCRGCKRSNVVGRLVRRRMTALREVIPGGRDSAVDEVTLLCEAMDYAVHLRAQVDVLRRPSEAMFDGSAGSSKL, encoded by the coding sequence ATGCAAGGTCCTAGCACCAGCACCAAGTCCTTCAAGGAGGCCTTCCTGAAgaacctcctcctccgcctccagcTACAGGCACGCCCGAACACGTCCTTCGGCGGCACCACTAGCCTCCACGAGAGGAAGCGCGCCGTCAAGTCCTCCATGGACGTCGCTATGGCGACTGCGCATGGCGGCGGAGCGAGGTGGCCCAAGGCCATCTTGGATCCGGCGTCCAGAGCGTGCAAGGTACAGAGGTGCCGGAGGATCATGAGGAGGTGCCGCGGCTGCAAGAGGAGCAACGTCGTGGGGAGGCTGGTGAGGAGGAGGATGACGGCTCTGAGGGAGGTGATACCAGGAGGCCGGGACTCCGCAGTCGACGAGGTCACCCTGCTCTGCGAGGCGATGGACTATGCCGTTCACCTGCGTGCTCAGGTCGACGTGCTCCGCCGGCCCTCCGAAGCCATGTTCGATGGCTCGGCCGGTTCGTCAAAACTTTAG